The Catenuloplanes niger genome includes a window with the following:
- a CDS encoding SRPBCC family protein yields MSSYDVQAVSSAPPAAVFALVADLTTWPSWQAIRSIRPDGDEWILGGGPRTVIRVTEIVPDRSLSYVETSETLWRDYRATIEVAPAPDGGSRIRWHATFRSRPRLLDPFWAFANGRLIRHHAAALARLAAERQ; encoded by the coding sequence ATGTCGTCCTACGACGTACAGGCGGTCTCGTCCGCGCCGCCCGCCGCCGTCTTCGCCCTCGTCGCCGACCTGACCACCTGGCCGTCCTGGCAGGCGATCAGAAGCATCCGGCCGGACGGCGACGAGTGGATACTCGGCGGCGGACCCCGGACGGTCATCCGGGTCACCGAGATCGTGCCGGACCGCTCGCTCAGCTACGTCGAGACCTCGGAGACGCTGTGGCGCGACTACCGCGCCACGATCGAGGTCGCGCCGGCCCCGGACGGCGGCTCCCGCATCCGCTGGCACGCCACGTTCCGCAGCCGGCCCCGCCTGCTCGACCCGTTCTGGGCCTTCGCCAACGGCCGCCTCATCCGGCACCACGCCGCCGCACTCGCCCGCCTCGCGGCCGAGCGGCAGTAG
- a CDS encoding asparaginase encodes MSDGYRGGAVLAEVVRSGFAESVHRGSVVVLDAGGAPVAVRGDGRGPVFPRSSNKPLQGVGMLRAGLRLDDDADLALVCASHWGEDVHVTRVERLLDAHGFAGADLHCPPDLPAGPAARDEALRAGQAPTRTRMNCSGKHTGMLLTCRAAGWSPDGYWEPAHPLQQTVRATAEELTGEPAAAVGVDGCGAPVLAFSLTGVAQAFLRLVHAAPGSFERQVADAMRAHPRLIAGTGALDTVLMTDVPGLLAKGGAEGFAAVAVPGVGAVALKIDDGSARAIPVVLRAALATLGVAWTPPPSPVLGGGQTVGELSATW; translated from the coding sequence ATGAGCGATGGGTATCGGGGCGGGGCCGTGCTGGCCGAGGTGGTGCGGTCCGGGTTCGCGGAGAGTGTGCACCGTGGGTCCGTCGTGGTGCTCGACGCCGGCGGGGCGCCGGTCGCGGTGCGCGGCGACGGTCGCGGCCCGGTCTTCCCGCGGTCGTCGAACAAGCCGCTGCAGGGCGTCGGCATGCTGCGCGCCGGGCTCCGGCTGGACGACGACGCCGATCTCGCGCTGGTCTGTGCCAGCCACTGGGGCGAGGACGTGCACGTGACCCGGGTGGAGCGGCTGCTGGACGCGCACGGGTTCGCGGGCGCGGACCTGCACTGCCCGCCGGACCTGCCGGCCGGCCCGGCCGCGCGGGACGAGGCGCTGCGGGCCGGGCAGGCGCCGACCCGGACCCGGATGAACTGCTCCGGCAAGCACACCGGCATGCTGCTCACCTGCCGGGCCGCGGGCTGGTCGCCGGACGGGTACTGGGAGCCGGCGCACCCGCTGCAGCAGACGGTGCGGGCCACGGCGGAGGAACTGACCGGCGAGCCGGCCGCCGCGGTGGGCGTGGACGGGTGCGGCGCGCCGGTCCTCGCATTCTCGCTGACCGGGGTGGCGCAGGCGTTCCTGCGGCTGGTGCACGCGGCACCGGGCTCGTTCGAACGGCAGGTGGCGGACGCGATGCGCGCCCACCCGCGGTTGATTGCCGGGACCGGTGCGCTGGACACCGTGCTCATGACGGACGTGCCGGGCCTGCTGGCCAAGGGCGGTGCGGAGGGCTTCGCGGCGGTGGCGGTGCCGGGCGTCGGCGCGGTCGCGCTGAAGATCGACGACGGGAGTGCGCGCGCGATCCCGGTGGTGCTGCGGGCCGCGCTGGCCACGCTCGGCGTCGCGTGGACCCCGCCGCCGTCGCCGGTCCTGGGCGGCGGGCAAACCGTCGGTGAACTTTCGGCGACCTGGTAG
- a CDS encoding formylglycine-generating enzyme family protein, producing the protein MIAVPASAGVRSFRLAALPVTRGLYAEIIGRCPAAGGDDRLPVTDVTWWDTVLFCNALSARDGLTSVYRVEAGRVTWDRHADGYRLPSEAEWEHACRAGSSGPHYGPLDEVAWFRDNSGDRLRVAGVKVPNAWGFHDMLGNAWDWCWDVYDPKAIGGYRVLRGGGWFDERWSCRASVRRRSHPSLTLDDVGFRVARNA; encoded by the coding sequence ATGATCGCGGTTCCGGCGAGCGCGGGCGTGCGCTCGTTCCGGCTCGCCGCGCTGCCGGTCACCCGGGGGCTGTACGCGGAGATCATCGGCCGCTGCCCGGCGGCCGGCGGTGACGACCGGCTGCCGGTGACGGACGTGACCTGGTGGGACACCGTGCTGTTCTGCAACGCGCTGTCCGCACGCGACGGACTGACCTCGGTCTACCGGGTCGAGGCGGGCCGGGTCACCTGGGACCGGCACGCGGACGGCTACCGCCTGCCGTCCGAGGCGGAGTGGGAGCACGCGTGCCGGGCCGGCTCCAGCGGCCCGCACTACGGCCCGCTGGACGAGGTGGCCTGGTTCCGGGACAACTCCGGCGACCGGCTGCGGGTGGCCGGTGTCAAGGTCCCGAACGCGTGGGGTTTCCACGACATGCTCGGCAACGCGTGGGACTGGTGCTGGGACGTCTACGACCCGAAGGCGATCGGCGGCTACCGGGTGCTGCGCGGCGGCGGCTGGTTCGACGAGCGGTGGAGCTGCCGCGCCTCGGTCCGCCGCCGCAGCCACCCGAGCCTGACGCTGGACGACGTCGGGTTCCGGGTGGCCCGCAACGCCTGA
- a CDS encoding TetR/AcrR family transcriptional regulator: MNDVRGLTVRGAARRAALLDAAVSVVASTGSGGLTHRAVAATAKVSLASVTYHFSSIEDLRRALFEHALQIIDDQLTATAATGTPDELPRLMADYVVALVTRRGEAAAAVQELIVAAIRDPALRSTYHDHHQRVATLLTPCVGEHTLGLAVAASIQGLIVTALTYPDLDTVELHAAIVTLINQVSTGHRA, encoded by the coding sequence GTGAACGACGTACGTGGCCTGACCGTCCGCGGTGCGGCTCGGCGCGCCGCCCTGCTGGACGCGGCCGTCTCCGTCGTCGCGTCCACCGGCTCCGGCGGCCTGACACATCGGGCGGTCGCCGCGACGGCGAAGGTCTCGCTCGCCTCCGTGACCTACCACTTCTCGTCGATCGAAGACCTACGGCGCGCGCTGTTCGAGCACGCGCTGCAGATCATCGACGATCAGCTCACCGCCACGGCGGCGACCGGGACGCCGGACGAGCTGCCCCGGCTGATGGCCGACTACGTCGTCGCGCTGGTGACCCGGCGCGGCGAGGCCGCCGCCGCCGTGCAGGAGCTGATCGTCGCGGCGATCCGCGACCCCGCCCTCAGGTCCACCTACCATGACCACCACCAGCGCGTCGCGACACTCCTGACGCCGTGCGTCGGCGAGCACACGCTCGGCCTCGCGGTCGCGGCCTCGATCCAGGGCCTGATCGTCACCGCGCTCACCTATCCCGACCTCGACACCGTCGAGCTGCACGCCGCCATCGTCACGCTCATCAACCAGGTCAGCACCGGCCACCGGGCGTGA
- a CDS encoding nitroreductase/quinone reductase family protein: protein MTDNLFDGFDLRGLELPNRVVMAPMTRARAVTEAPDDLTVRYYRQRAGAGLIVTEGSPVSHEGTGYLFTPGLYTEEQTAGWRRVTTAVRERGGRIFAQLWHVGRASHVSLQPGGAAPVSATSRASGYTAFAYQPDGVPGRVPASAPRALRTAEVARVADDFATAAANADAAGFHGVELHAATQYLFEQFLNAEVNDRTDRYGARTVADRIRFTLEVVDAVTARLGSHRVGIRLSPFSTVGNMPPDDRTEETYLALGTELAARDLAYVHLIDTSVFVADDSSLARQVHGLLHRLRPMLGRTPVILAGGLTQRSATALIGRGVIDLAAFGRPFISNPDLVERFRDGIPLVTADPETFFGGGEAGYVDYPPATDPADARGTEASDLNARVIAEFRANGGRLGGRFAGASMLLLHTTGARSGREHVSPVVYLADAGRYLIFATNGGADSHPAWYHNLRANAAATIEVGSTTVPVHAVELREPERTRLFARQVERHPGFDDYQRGTSRVIPVLALEPPRDHVPLDEQGGRARQA, encoded by the coding sequence GTGACCGACAATCTCTTCGACGGCTTCGACCTGCGCGGCCTCGAGCTGCCCAACCGGGTGGTGATGGCACCGATGACCCGGGCCCGGGCCGTCACGGAGGCCCCCGACGACCTGACGGTCCGCTACTACCGGCAGCGCGCCGGTGCGGGCCTGATCGTCACCGAGGGCTCCCCCGTGTCCCACGAGGGCACCGGCTACCTGTTCACCCCCGGGCTCTACACCGAGGAGCAGACCGCCGGATGGCGCCGCGTCACCACCGCCGTCCGCGAGCGTGGTGGCCGGATCTTCGCCCAGCTCTGGCACGTCGGCCGCGCCTCGCACGTGTCCCTGCAGCCGGGCGGGGCCGCACCCGTCAGCGCCACCTCGCGGGCCTCCGGCTACACGGCCTTCGCCTATCAGCCCGACGGCGTACCGGGCCGGGTGCCGGCGTCGGCGCCACGCGCGCTGCGGACAGCCGAGGTGGCGCGCGTGGCCGACGATTTCGCCACCGCCGCGGCGAACGCGGACGCCGCGGGATTCCACGGCGTCGAGCTGCACGCCGCCACCCAGTACCTGTTCGAGCAGTTCCTCAACGCCGAGGTCAACGACCGCACGGACCGGTACGGGGCACGCACCGTCGCGGACCGGATCCGGTTCACGCTGGAGGTCGTCGACGCGGTCACCGCGCGACTCGGCTCGCACCGCGTCGGGATCCGGCTCTCGCCGTTCAGCACGGTGGGGAACATGCCGCCGGACGACCGGACGGAGGAGACCTACCTCGCGCTGGGCACCGAACTCGCGGCCCGCGACCTGGCCTACGTCCACCTCATCGACACATCGGTGTTCGTCGCCGACGACAGCTCCCTGGCCCGGCAGGTCCACGGGCTCCTGCACCGTCTCCGCCCGATGCTGGGGCGCACCCCGGTCATCCTGGCCGGAGGCCTGACCCAGCGGAGCGCGACCGCGCTGATCGGCCGCGGCGTCATCGACCTCGCGGCGTTCGGCCGCCCCTTCATCAGCAATCCCGACCTGGTCGAGCGCTTCCGCGACGGCATCCCGCTCGTCACCGCGGACCCGGAGACCTTCTTCGGCGGCGGCGAAGCCGGCTACGTCGACTACCCGCCCGCCACGGACCCGGCCGACGCGCGGGGAACGGAGGCGTCGGACCTCAACGCGCGGGTCATCGCGGAGTTCCGGGCCAACGGCGGCAGACTCGGCGGCCGGTTCGCCGGTGCCTCGATGCTGCTGCTGCACACCACCGGCGCCCGCAGCGGCCGGGAGCACGTCAGCCCGGTCGTCTACCTGGCCGACGCCGGACGCTACCTGATCTTCGCCACGAACGGCGGCGCGGACAGCCACCCCGCCTGGTACCACAACCTCCGGGCGAACGCGGCCGCCACGATCGAGGTCGGCAGCACGACGGTCCCGGTGCACGCGGTGGAACTGCGCGAACCCGAGCGGACCCGGCTCTTCGCCCGGCAGGTCGAACGCCATCCCGGCTTCGACGACTACCAGCGAGGTACGAGCCGCGTGATCCCCGTGCTCGCGCTGGAGCCGCCGCGGGACCACGTTCCCCTCGACGAGCAGGGTGGCCGGGCCCGGCAGGCGTAG
- a CDS encoding CocE/NonD family hydrolase, which translates to MVRTVIAASLVLVAVAAGSPAHAVDGRTTIVVRDGATQPVFDYADAINEDVWVESPTDTDRDGVRDRIHLNITRPGETETAGLRVASLIMPTPYGGTAPEVPYPSVDVDRLPQEDLGSASRSAAATAANRALTSLNAAPAAVSTWEYYTTRGYAMIAMDSIGTATSTGCPDAGGPDEIVSTRAVVDWLDGRGRAFDAAGNVVSARWSARSVGMYGVSYNGTLPIMAAITGRSALRTIIPMSAVTSWYDYYRANGLVVAPGGWQGEDLDVMAKYVLSRANPEACAPNMAWLERAQDRTTGDYSRVWAARDYTAQAGRIDASVFVVQGLQDWNVKPKQGVQLWDALRGEKKLWLYDRGHGSSCAPEFAPAMHRWVDHYLYRVDSDIEDEAPVTLEDDACTVTETTTAWPVPGTRAVTYPLATGRPRTDTLVDNGRAQTAEQLLSQPAHALTYQLPVLTKDTRLSGTPWLTADVSVDRTAANLTGLLVSYAPDGTATILTRGWTDPQNRRSVWRSEPVTPGATYRLRWDMQPLDRTVPAGHRLGVVVISTDYDYTLRPLPGTRVSVRPVSSTIQLPVVGRPAP; encoded by the coding sequence GTGGTACGTACCGTCATCGCCGCTTCCCTGGTCCTGGTGGCGGTCGCCGCCGGGTCACCCGCACACGCCGTCGACGGCCGCACGACGATCGTGGTCCGGGACGGCGCCACGCAGCCGGTCTTCGACTACGCGGACGCGATCAACGAGGACGTCTGGGTCGAGTCGCCGACCGACACCGACCGCGACGGCGTCCGGGACCGGATCCATCTGAACATCACCCGGCCCGGCGAGACCGAGACCGCGGGCCTGCGCGTCGCCTCACTGATCATGCCGACGCCGTACGGTGGCACCGCGCCGGAGGTGCCCTATCCCAGCGTCGACGTGGACCGGCTGCCGCAGGAGGATCTCGGCAGCGCGTCCCGCTCGGCCGCCGCGACCGCCGCGAACCGCGCGCTGACCAGCCTGAACGCGGCACCGGCCGCGGTCAGCACGTGGGAGTACTACACCACCCGCGGGTACGCGATGATCGCGATGGACAGCATCGGCACCGCCACCTCCACCGGCTGCCCGGACGCCGGCGGGCCGGACGAGATCGTCTCCACCCGCGCGGTCGTCGACTGGCTCGACGGCAGGGGGCGCGCGTTCGACGCGGCCGGCAACGTGGTCTCCGCGCGCTGGTCCGCGCGCAGCGTCGGCATGTACGGCGTCTCCTACAACGGCACGCTGCCCATCATGGCGGCGATCACCGGCCGGTCCGCGCTCCGGACGATCATCCCGATGTCCGCGGTGACCAGCTGGTACGACTACTACCGGGCGAACGGCCTGGTGGTCGCGCCCGGCGGCTGGCAGGGCGAGGACCTGGACGTCATGGCGAAGTACGTGCTCAGCCGCGCGAACCCGGAGGCGTGCGCGCCGAACATGGCCTGGCTGGAACGGGCCCAGGACCGCACCACCGGCGACTACTCCCGGGTGTGGGCCGCGCGGGACTACACCGCGCAGGCCGGGCGGATCGACGCGAGCGTCTTCGTGGTGCAGGGGCTGCAGGACTGGAACGTCAAGCCGAAGCAGGGCGTGCAGTTGTGGGACGCGCTGCGCGGCGAGAAGAAGCTGTGGCTCTACGACCGCGGGCACGGCTCGTCCTGCGCGCCGGAGTTCGCGCCGGCCATGCACCGCTGGGTCGACCACTACCTGTACCGGGTGGACAGCGACATCGAGGACGAGGCGCCGGTGACGCTGGAGGACGACGCCTGCACGGTCACGGAGACGACCACGGCGTGGCCGGTGCCGGGCACCCGCGCGGTCACCTATCCGCTGGCCACCGGCCGGCCGCGGACGGACACGCTCGTCGACAACGGGCGGGCGCAGACCGCGGAGCAGCTGCTGTCGCAGCCGGCGCACGCGCTGACGTACCAGCTGCCGGTGCTGACGAAGGACACCCGGCTCAGCGGTACGCCGTGGCTCACCGCGGACGTGAGCGTCGACCGTACGGCGGCGAACCTGACCGGGCTGCTGGTCTCCTACGCGCCGGACGGCACGGCCACGATCCTGACCCGGGGCTGGACCGATCCGCAGAACCGCCGGTCGGTGTGGCGCTCGGAGCCGGTCACGCCGGGTGCGACGTACCGGTTGCGCTGGGACATGCAGCCGCTCGACCGCACCGTCCCGGCGGGACACCGCCTCGGCGTGGTCGTCATCTCCACCGACTACGACTACACGCTGCGCCCGCTGCCCGGCACGAGGGTGTCGGTCCGGCCGGTCAGCAGCACGATCCAGCTCCCGGTGGTGGGCCGCCCGGCACCGTGA